One segment of Carya illinoinensis cultivar Pawnee chromosome 1, C.illinoinensisPawnee_v1, whole genome shotgun sequence DNA contains the following:
- the LOC122281367 gene encoding NDR1/HIN1-like protein 6 produces the protein MTDRVYPSSKPATNGAAPAPNGTFPATKSQLYGANRPPYRPQPHHRRRHGRSCWCSCCLWLTLTFFFLILLVAIAGAIFYVVYSPHRPAFSVTSLKFSYLNVTSSSTLNSKFDLSIAAKNPNKKLVYTYDPIAISILSNDIDIGEGTVPSFVHGKKNTTLLKSVITSSGSQLDSDSASTLKTDVKSKNSLSLKIELDTKVKAKMGGFNSPKIGIRVSCDGIKATVPTGKTAATASTSNSKCEVDIRIKIWKWTF, from the coding sequence ATGACAGACAGGGTCTATCCCTCTTCCAAGCCCGCCACCAACGGTGCTGCTCCCGCCCCCAACGGCACCTTCCCTGCCACCAAGTCACAACTCTACGGCGCCAATCGTCCCCCCTACCGCCCCCAACCCCACCACCGCCGTCGCCACGGCCGTAGCTGCTGGTGCTCCTGCTGCCTCTGGCTCACCCTCaccttcttctttctcatcCTCCTCGTCGCTATCGCTGGCGCTATCTTCTACGTCGTCTACAGCCCCCACCGCCCGGCTTTCTCTGTCACCAGCCTCAAATTCTCCTACCTCAATGTCACCTCCTCTTCCACTCTCAACTCAAAGTTCGACCTCAGCATCGCCGCCAAGAACCCTAACAAGAAACTCGTCTACACCTACGACCCCATCGCCATCTCTATACTATCCAACGATATAGATATCGGCGAGGGAACTGTACCCTCCTTCGTGCATGGCAAAAAGAACACGACCCTTTTGAAGTCTGTCATTACGAGCAGTGGCAGTCAGCTGGACAGTGATTCTGCTTCTACTTTAAAGACCGACGTGAAGAGTAAGAACAGTCTGTCCTTGAAGATAGAGCTCGACACGAAAGTTAAGGCCAAGATGGGAGGGTTCAATTCTCCAAAGATTGGAATCAGAGTTTCTTGCGATGGCATTAAAGCTACTGTTCCTACTGGGAAGACGGCGGCGACAGCTTCCACTTCGAACTCCAAATGTGAGGTTGATATCAGAATCAAGATCTGGAAATGGACTTTCTAA